A single Candidatus Thalassolituus haligoni DNA region contains:
- a CDS encoding gluconate 2-dehydrogenase subunit 3 family protein: MNNLSLNRRRFLQAASSIAVAAASLSATSSVAGILTADNKMSALERQLLQKMLNISLPTKGSTLVDPATLPVLDVLESALLAGMAADIRAGLRGGIGYFNDSAKAEYGKPFVALSDTDATRFVDAWTDGNTEPQRALAMGLKKLTVLAYWAIPNSWAPLGYDGPISDRAGLKSLGNTPEPRG; the protein is encoded by the coding sequence ATGAATAACCTTTCTCTGAATCGTCGCCGTTTTCTGCAAGCGGCCAGCAGTATTGCCGTGGCCGCCGCGAGTTTGTCGGCCACCAGCAGCGTGGCAGGAATTTTAACCGCTGATAACAAAATGAGCGCTCTGGAGCGCCAGCTGTTGCAGAAAATGCTGAATATCTCATTACCCACCAAAGGCAGCACACTGGTTGATCCGGCGACCTTGCCGGTGCTGGATGTGCTGGAAAGCGCCTTGCTGGCAGGTATGGCGGCCGATATTCGTGCCGGTTTGCGCGGTGGTATTGGCTACTTCAATGACAGCGCCAAAGCCGAATATGGCAAACCATTTGTAGCACTGAGCGACACCGACGCCACCCGCTTTGTCGATGCCTGGACCGATGGCAACACCGAACCACAACGGGCACTGGCCATGGGCCTGAAAAAACTCACCGTGCTGGCCTATTGGGCCATCCCCAACAGCTGGGCACCGCTGGGGTATGACGGCCCGATCAGTGATCGAGCCGGTCTGAAATCATTGGGGAATACCCCGGAACCCCGTGGTTAA
- a CDS encoding aldehyde dehydrogenase family protein, with protein sequence MSQLNAIQNADCQFYIGATTNQQTAFNGAHYPLTEVATGASLGSIKLSSQDDTNAAITRAHNAQASWAATSFATRAAVIRRFAQQLEHNADLIHAWNARECGSILPKSQWELKACIDQAYMSADLTLQPSGEIFPSSIPGRDNRWIRVPVGVVGVISPWNFPLLLSLRSVLPALALGNSVVLKPDLHSSVCGGVLIAELLQTAGLPDGVCELVLGGGDRGQQLVEHPSVNMIAFTGSTAVGRTIGEHCGRTLKKSSLELGGNNAYIVCDDADLVSAASCGAWGSFLHQGQICMQSGRHIVSNHVLDAYVETLAQRARNLVTGNPFTEQAHLGPLINDRQADRVMRLIEESVAMGAEIVCGGTRNGRFISATVIRNVTPDMPIYKEEIFGPVAPVIGFDSDADAIALANNTDYGLSAAIHSSNPVRANAMAQAIHAGMVHINDQTVNNEYQVPFGGMKSSGNSGRFGGPANLDEFTERKWISSMANGIQYPF encoded by the coding sequence ATGAGCCAACTGAATGCCATTCAAAATGCCGACTGCCAGTTTTATATCGGTGCAACAACCAACCAACAAACCGCCTTTAACGGCGCACACTATCCCCTCACAGAAGTGGCAACCGGTGCCAGCCTTGGCAGCATCAAACTGTCGAGCCAAGACGATACCAATGCCGCCATTACCCGCGCCCACAATGCCCAGGCAAGCTGGGCAGCCACCAGTTTTGCAACCCGCGCCGCCGTTATACGCCGCTTCGCCCAACAGCTGGAACACAACGCCGACCTGATTCATGCCTGGAACGCCCGCGAATGCGGCTCGATTTTGCCCAAGTCACAATGGGAACTGAAAGCCTGTATCGATCAGGCCTATATGAGTGCCGACCTCACCCTGCAACCCAGTGGCGAGATTTTCCCATCCAGCATACCCGGCCGTGACAACCGCTGGATTCGTGTGCCAGTGGGTGTGGTTGGCGTGATCTCGCCGTGGAACTTTCCGCTGCTGCTGTCGTTACGCTCGGTGCTGCCCGCACTGGCGTTAGGCAACAGCGTGGTGCTGAAACCCGACCTGCACAGCTCGGTCTGCGGCGGTGTGCTGATTGCAGAATTGTTGCAAACGGCCGGTCTTCCCGATGGCGTCTGCGAGCTGGTACTGGGCGGTGGCGATAGAGGCCAGCAACTGGTCGAACACCCGTCCGTTAACATGATCGCCTTCACCGGCTCCACCGCCGTTGGCAGAACTATTGGCGAACACTGCGGTCGCACGCTGAAAAAATCGTCACTGGAACTGGGAGGCAACAACGCCTACATCGTCTGTGACGACGCCGACCTCGTCAGCGCCGCCTCCTGCGGTGCCTGGGGTTCATTCCTGCATCAGGGGCAAATCTGCATGCAATCGGGCCGCCATATCGTCAGCAACCATGTACTGGATGCCTATGTTGAAACCCTGGCACAACGCGCACGCAATCTGGTGACTGGCAACCCCTTTACCGAACAGGCCCACCTGGGGCCACTGATCAACGACCGTCAGGCCGACCGCGTTATGCGTCTGATAGAAGAATCGGTTGCGATGGGGGCAGAAATCGTCTGTGGCGGCACACGTAATGGCCGTTTTATCAGCGCCACCGTGATCCGTAACGTCACCCCGGACATGCCCATTTACAAGGAAGAAATCTTCGGCCCGGTGGCTCCGGTGATTGGTTTTGATAGTGACGCCGACGCCATTGCCCTGGCCAACAACACCGACTACGGCCTCTCGGCTGCCATTCACAGCAGTAACCCGGTACGCGCCAACGCCATGGCTCAGGCCATTCACGCCGGAATGGTTCATATCAACGACCAGACCGTCAATAACGAGTATCAGGTGCCGTTTGGCGGTATGAAAAGCTCCGGCAACAGCGGCCGTTTTGGCGGCCCCGCCAATCTCGATGAATTCACCGAACGCAAATGGATCAGCAGCATGGCGAACGGCATTCAGTACCCGTTCTGA
- a CDS encoding DUF2889 domain-containing protein, whose protein sequence is MTEEASPVTRTPLHRRQIDVQGYLRSDGLWEVEGTLLDTKGYEANLPDRGCLIIGDALHDMTLTLVVDDRLVIREVRAAMRATPYQDCHGAAPRYDLLVGMKIRSGWINDVKETLGRQHACTHLTELLPVLATAAFQTLQGYRLEFQTGFADSPANRKRMDNTCYGYRDGGRADTLVWNTATD, encoded by the coding sequence ATGACTGAAGAAGCCAGCCCCGTTACCCGTACGCCATTACATCGCCGCCAGATTGACGTTCAGGGTTACCTGCGCAGCGACGGTTTGTGGGAAGTAGAAGGCACCTTGCTGGACACCAAGGGCTATGAAGCTAACCTGCCGGACAGAGGTTGCCTGATTATTGGTGATGCGCTGCACGATATGACCTTGACTCTGGTGGTGGATGATCGGCTGGTGATTCGTGAGGTTCGTGCGGCTATGCGTGCGACTCCCTATCAGGATTGTCATGGAGCAGCCCCCCGTTATGATTTGCTGGTCGGGATGAAAATCCGCTCCGGCTGGATCAACGACGTCAAGGAAACCCTGGGCCGTCAGCACGCCTGCACCCATCTCACTGAACTGCTGCCAGTACTGGCGACCGCCGCATTCCAGACCCTGCAAGGCTACCGGCTGGAATTCCAGACGGGATTCGCTGATAGCCCGGCGAACCGTAAACGAATGGACAATACCTGTTATGGCTATCGTGACGGTGGGCGGGCTGACACCCTGGTGTGGAACACCGCTACGGATTAA
- a CDS encoding nucleoside recognition domain-containing protein, producing MNLVWALFFLVGCATALVRWLGGDTEIFQQLVNASFDMAKLSVDIAIGLVGLLALWSGLFAIAEKTGVISWLGQGLAPLFRRLMPEVPAGHEAQGAITMNLAANMLGLDNAATPLGIKAMQALQTLNPLKDTASNAQILFLVLNTSSVTLLPVTIFMYRTQLGAANPADVFVPILLATTASTLSGLLAVMWLQKIRLDAVVLGYLGGLVAVVATLVFWLGSVPVDRLADISQQLANGIILLLMVGLVAAGLWRQQPVYEQFVAGAKSGFETAVQLIPYLVAMLVAIGIFRASGALDLLLDGVRWLLTALGVSTLFVDALPVALMKPFSGSGARAMMLDVMNTHGVDSVAGHIAAVMQGSTETTFYVLAVYFGVVGITRIRYALWAGLLCDGVGMITAVLVGGWFFAGG from the coding sequence TTGAATCTTGTTTGGGCATTATTTTTTCTGGTCGGATGTGCCACCGCGCTGGTGCGCTGGCTGGGCGGCGATACCGAGATCTTTCAGCAACTGGTGAATGCCAGTTTCGATATGGCCAAACTCTCGGTCGATATTGCCATTGGTCTGGTGGGATTGCTGGCGTTGTGGTCGGGGCTGTTTGCCATTGCTGAAAAAACCGGCGTTATCAGCTGGCTCGGTCAAGGGTTGGCACCGCTGTTCCGACGACTGATGCCAGAGGTTCCTGCCGGGCATGAGGCGCAAGGTGCCATCACCATGAATCTGGCGGCCAATATGCTGGGTCTGGATAACGCTGCCACCCCGCTGGGGATCAAGGCGATGCAGGCCTTGCAGACACTCAATCCGCTCAAAGATACCGCCAGTAATGCCCAGATCCTGTTTCTGGTGCTGAATACCTCCTCGGTTACCTTGTTACCCGTCACTATTTTTATGTACCGCACCCAGCTGGGCGCGGCCAATCCGGCCGACGTGTTTGTGCCAATCTTGCTGGCGACCACCGCCTCAACCCTGTCTGGTTTATTGGCCGTGATGTGGCTGCAAAAAATCCGCCTGGATGCGGTGGTACTGGGGTATCTGGGCGGACTGGTGGCCGTTGTCGCGACGCTGGTGTTCTGGCTCGGTTCTGTACCCGTGGATCGCCTTGCCGATATCTCACAGCAACTGGCTAACGGCATCATCCTATTGTTGATGGTCGGTCTGGTGGCGGCCGGACTGTGGCGTCAACAACCGGTTTACGAACAATTTGTAGCGGGTGCCAAAAGCGGTTTTGAAACCGCCGTGCAGTTGATTCCCTATCTGGTGGCCATGCTGGTGGCGATTGGTATTTTTCGCGCCAGTGGCGCACTCGACCTGTTACTGGATGGCGTACGCTGGCTGCTGACGGCACTGGGTGTCAGCACCCTGTTTGTCGACGCCTTGCCTGTCGCACTGATGAAGCCCTTCAGTGGCAGCGGTGCCCGCGCCATGATGCTGGATGTGATGAATACCCATGGCGTTGACTCGGTCGCAGGGCATATTGCTGCGGTGATGCAAGGCAGTACAGAAACTACCTTTTATGTCTTGGCGGTCTACTTTGGCGTGGTAGGGATTACCCGGATTCGCTACGCACTCTGGGCCGGGCTGTTGTGTGATGGCGTTGGGATGATCACCGCCGTGCTGGTAGGCGGATGGTTTTTTGCTGGTGGTTGA
- a CDS encoding TRAP transporter substrate-binding protein: protein MKIKQLVSVLGMGIAALVSFSTATAAEPEVTLKLHHMLPMSSTAHRRFLVPWADKVMAESNGRIQIDIYPSMQLGGKPASLYDQARKGVADIIWTVGGYTPGRFPKAGVFELPFMPASAKITSMALQEYAEQEMQDSFADVQLLALHTHAPGSIHSRTTPVSRLEDLAGLKIRASNKQMADALTLAGASPLFMPVPSVPSAFSKGVLDAALLPYEVVAPLKIHQMVDYHTEIHGDRGLYTQFFIFAMNKDAYAKLPADLQKVIDNNSGISTAGWIGAAWDESEQAGRKAAVEEGNQILVLSDSETARWKTTMQPVTDGWIKEMDDAGNDGQRLYQKAVDLINKYEQD, encoded by the coding sequence ATGAAAATCAAACAGTTGGTCTCCGTTCTGGGCATGGGCATTGCCGCCCTTGTATCCTTTTCAACCGCCACCGCTGCAGAGCCGGAAGTGACTCTGAAGCTGCATCATATGCTCCCCATGAGCTCGACTGCCCACCGCCGTTTTCTGGTTCCGTGGGCCGACAAGGTAATGGCTGAATCCAACGGCCGTATCCAGATCGATATCTATCCCTCCATGCAGCTAGGCGGCAAGCCCGCATCGCTGTACGACCAGGCTCGCAAAGGCGTTGCTGATATTATCTGGACGGTCGGTGGTTATACGCCGGGACGTTTCCCCAAAGCCGGGGTGTTTGAATTGCCGTTTATGCCGGCATCGGCAAAAATCACCAGCATGGCGTTGCAAGAATATGCCGAGCAGGAAATGCAGGATTCATTCGCCGATGTACAGCTACTGGCATTGCATACCCACGCACCGGGTTCGATTCACAGTCGCACGACACCGGTTTCGCGACTGGAAGATCTGGCCGGTTTGAAAATTCGTGCTTCCAACAAGCAAATGGCAGATGCCTTGACCCTTGCCGGGGCTTCACCGCTGTTTATGCCGGTGCCTTCTGTGCCATCGGCCTTTTCCAAGGGCGTACTGGATGCTGCGCTGTTGCCTTATGAAGTGGTTGCGCCGTTAAAAATTCACCAGATGGTGGATTACCATACCGAAATTCATGGCGACCGGGGTCTGTATACCCAGTTCTTTATCTTCGCGATGAACAAGGATGCCTATGCCAAACTGCCCGCCGATTTGCAAAAGGTGATTGATAACAACTCGGGTATCAGCACCGCTGGCTGGATAGGTGCTGCCTGGGATGAATCGGAACAAGCCGGACGCAAGGCAGCCGTAGAAGAAGGCAACCAGATTCTGGTGCTCAGTGACAGTGAAACGGCGCGCTGGAAAACCACCATGCAACCGGTGACGGATGGCTGGATCAAGGAAATGGACGATGCCGGTAATGATGGCCAGCGGCTGTACCAAAAAGCTGTCGATCTGATTAATAAATACGAACAGGATTAA
- a CDS encoding DUF2889 domain-containing protein, translated as MWEVEGTLLDTKGYEANLPDRGCLIIGDALHDMTLTLVVDDRLVIREIRAAMRATPYQDCHGAAPRYDLLVGMKIRSGWINDVKETLGRQHACTHLTELLPVLATAAFQTLQGYRLEFQTGFADSPANRKRMANTCYGYRDGGRADTLVWNTATD; from the coding sequence TTGTGGGAAGTAGAAGGCACCTTGCTGGACACCAAGGGCTATGAAGCTAACCTGCCGGACAGAGGTTGCCTGATTATTGGTGATGCGCTGCACGATATGACCTTGACTCTGGTGGTGGATGATCGGCTGGTGATTCGTGAGATTCGTGCGGCTATGCGTGCGACTCCCTATCAGGATTGTCATGGAGCAGCCCCCCGTTATGATTTGTTGGTCGGGATGAAAATCCGCTCCGGCTGGATCAACGACGTCAAGGAAACCCTGGGCCGTCAGCACGCCTGCACCCATCTCACTGAACTGCTGCCAGTACTGGCGACCGCCGCATTCCAGACCCTGCAAGGCTACCGGCTGGAATTCCAGACGGGATTCGCTGATAGCCCGGCGAACCGTAAACGAATGGCCAATACCTGTTATGGCTATCGTGACGGTGGGCGGGCTGACACCCTGGTGTGGAACACCGCTACGGATTAA
- a CDS encoding GMC family oxidoreductase, translated as MTNQANTLNIHTAADIASGELNLKADVLIIGSGAGGAINAYELAKKGKKVLVLEAGPYVPSSQFKEMLAVAMGTLYADEGGQTNTDQDISILQGRCVGGSTVVNAALCFRTPDYYLKIWREQFGLTDLTPERMKGYFDKVEANLHITPNAAYETSSGAELIKKGMQKLNIPAGIAKRNIRDCAMTGFCFSGCKTDRKQSMLVTYLPWACNHGAEIYADTRASRIVADNGKVTGVLAEVVDPKTGKVKTTVNISATLVVLAAGPIQTPIILQQSGLANSSGQVGKNFACHPTMSVTAMFDKPIDDFHGATHSVYVDTNILPEEGGFLQLNAVQEPVEASFQAEPGTGKPYVSYMEKYPNSMRLITLIHDKNVGEVKLVNGAKQIIYRVDDSDFEHMKQGLKQNARILFAAGASYLYLPTSNRTLIENEGQIDRVIDGLNNEASRYRYTSFHPQGTCRMGADPKTSVVSPSGETHDIKNLYVSDASLLPTSIGYNPSETVYALSSLIADNIIKRHFS; from the coding sequence ATGACAAACCAGGCGAATACCCTGAATATTCACACCGCCGCCGATATTGCCAGCGGTGAATTGAATCTGAAAGCCGATGTATTGATTATTGGCTCTGGTGCCGGTGGTGCCATCAACGCCTATGAGCTGGCCAAAAAAGGCAAAAAAGTGCTGGTGCTGGAAGCTGGCCCTTACGTGCCGTCCAGCCAGTTCAAGGAAATGCTGGCGGTGGCTATGGGCACCCTGTACGCCGATGAAGGCGGCCAGACCAACACCGATCAGGACATCTCGATCCTGCAGGGCCGCTGCGTTGGGGGTTCAACCGTCGTCAACGCAGCCTTGTGTTTCCGTACCCCGGATTATTATCTGAAAATCTGGCGTGAACAGTTTGGCCTCACCGACCTGACACCAGAGCGTATGAAGGGTTACTTTGACAAGGTCGAAGCCAATCTGCACATCACCCCCAACGCCGCCTACGAAACCAGCTCCGGTGCCGAGCTGATCAAAAAAGGCATGCAAAAACTGAATATTCCCGCCGGTATTGCCAAACGCAATATCCGTGACTGCGCCATGACCGGCTTCTGTTTCTCCGGCTGCAAGACCGATCGCAAACAATCCATGCTGGTCACCTATTTGCCCTGGGCCTGCAATCACGGAGCCGAGATCTACGCCGACACCCGCGCCTCACGGATTGTCGCGGATAACGGTAAGGTAACGGGTGTTCTGGCCGAAGTCGTTGACCCCAAAACCGGCAAGGTCAAAACCACCGTCAATATTTCAGCAACGCTGGTCGTGCTGGCGGCCGGGCCCATTCAGACCCCCATTATTCTGCAGCAGTCGGGGCTGGCCAACAGCAGTGGCCAGGTAGGCAAGAACTTCGCTTGCCACCCGACCATGTCAGTAACTGCCATGTTCGACAAGCCGATTGATGACTTCCACGGTGCCACTCACTCGGTTTATGTCGATACCAATATCCTGCCGGAAGAAGGCGGATTCCTGCAGCTCAACGCCGTACAGGAGCCGGTAGAAGCCAGTTTTCAGGCCGAACCAGGTACGGGCAAGCCCTATGTTTCCTATATGGAAAAGTACCCCAACAGCATGCGGTTGATTACGCTGATTCACGATAAAAACGTCGGCGAAGTAAAACTGGTAAACGGTGCCAAACAGATTATCTACCGTGTCGATGATAGTGACTTTGAGCATATGAAGCAGGGGCTGAAACAAAACGCCCGCATCCTTTTTGCCGCCGGAGCCAGCTACCTGTACCTGCCCACCTCCAACCGCACTCTGATTGAAAACGAGGGCCAGATCGACCGCGTCATCGACGGCCTGAATAACGAAGCCTCGCGCTACCGTTACACCTCATTCCATCCGCAAGGCACCTGTCGTATGGGAGCCGACCCCAAAACCTCGGTGGTCAGCCCCAGCGGTGAAACTCACGACATCAAAAACCTCTATGTGTCTGACGCCAGCCTGCTGCCGACCTCCATTGGTTATAACCCGTCGGAAACCGTGTACGCGCTGTCGTCGCTGATCGCCGACAACATCATCAAGCGTCATTTTTCATAA
- a CDS encoding FAD-dependent monooxygenase translates to MQFHLNGYNPGDPRFSDPQDAVVPPPIKRPLPECVDVMIVGCGPAGLNLAAQLSQFGNIKTAIVDLKDDRLLVGQADGIACRTIEMFQAYGFAEQILQEAYQVHEVAFWKPDANKPDEIALSSKIQDVEDDLSEMPHVIINQARVHDQFLDVMLRSPGKVEPYYSRKLLNIEVDENATEYPVTLTFERALNYSVNIQTTEVVKAKYVVGCDGARSTVRKEIGHELVGDALNQAWGVMDILMVTDYPDIRVKSVIHSSNEGNMLIIPREGGYMVRLYIELDKLAENERIARDKITKDYLIAAAKRIMQPFTLDVKEVVWWSVYEIGQRLTTAFDDSAEGRPAHVFLAGDACHTHSPKAGQGLNTSVMDTWNLGWKMAHVLNGKADAELLKSYSAERQVIAKQLIDFDRELSKMFSTKPKSPTNPDGIDPADFQKYFEQFARFTAGTAIRYNPSKLVGTGEHQQLATGQTLGMRFHSAPVVRQADARPMQLGHCITARGKWYVFAFAGEQQPLSAECGVKALCEFLQHDPASPIRAHTPQNAPLDDVIDVRAVFQQHHRDVNVSALPDILMPLKGKFGLRDYEKVFCVDNRPESSGGGKNIYDMRGINKEQGCIVIVRPDQYVADVLPLNDYSSLTAFFKGVLK, encoded by the coding sequence ATGCAATTTCATCTTAACGGTTATAACCCAGGCGACCCTCGTTTTTCCGACCCTCAGGATGCGGTTGTGCCACCGCCAATCAAGCGTCCGTTACCAGAGTGTGTCGATGTCATGATTGTCGGCTGTGGCCCTGCCGGGCTGAATCTGGCGGCGCAACTATCACAGTTCGGGAATATCAAGACTGCTATCGTCGATCTGAAAGACGACCGCTTATTGGTTGGCCAGGCCGATGGTATTGCCTGTCGCACTATCGAAATGTTCCAGGCGTATGGTTTTGCCGAACAAATTCTGCAGGAAGCCTACCAGGTGCACGAAGTGGCTTTCTGGAAACCGGATGCCAACAAACCAGATGAAATTGCTCTCAGTAGCAAAATTCAGGACGTTGAAGATGATCTGTCCGAGATGCCACACGTCATTATTAACCAGGCACGGGTGCACGATCAGTTTCTCGACGTCATGCTGCGTAGCCCCGGCAAAGTCGAACCTTATTACTCTCGTAAGCTGTTAAATATAGAAGTGGATGAAAATGCCACTGAATACCCGGTTACCCTGACCTTCGAACGCGCACTCAACTACTCCGTTAACATTCAGACAACGGAAGTCGTCAAGGCAAAATATGTTGTTGGTTGTGATGGCGCTCGTTCCACTGTGCGCAAGGAGATCGGCCATGAACTGGTCGGCGACGCCCTCAACCAGGCGTGGGGGGTAATGGACATACTGATGGTGACCGACTACCCGGATATTCGGGTGAAGAGTGTCATTCACTCCAGTAACGAAGGCAATATGCTGATTATCCCTCGTGAAGGGGGTTACATGGTTCGCCTCTATATCGAGCTGGATAAACTGGCAGAGAACGAGCGTATTGCCCGCGACAAGATAACCAAAGACTATCTGATCGCTGCCGCCAAACGCATCATGCAGCCGTTCACCCTAGATGTGAAAGAAGTTGTCTGGTGGAGCGTGTATGAAATCGGACAGCGCTTGACCACCGCCTTTGACGATTCAGCCGAAGGTCGTCCGGCCCATGTTTTCCTCGCCGGAGATGCCTGTCACACCCACAGCCCGAAAGCAGGACAGGGTCTGAATACGTCGGTGATGGATACTTGGAACCTGGGCTGGAAAATGGCCCACGTTCTGAATGGCAAGGCCGATGCCGAGCTGTTAAAAAGCTACTCTGCCGAGCGTCAGGTTATCGCCAAACAGCTGATCGATTTCGATCGTGAGCTGTCGAAAATGTTCAGTACCAAGCCAAAATCCCCTACCAACCCCGATGGTATTGACCCGGCGGACTTCCAAAAATACTTCGAACAATTTGCGCGTTTCACCGCCGGTACAGCGATTCGTTATAACCCGTCCAAACTGGTAGGCACGGGTGAACACCAGCAACTGGCAACGGGACAAACCCTGGGCATGCGTTTCCACTCAGCTCCTGTGGTACGCCAGGCTGATGCACGGCCAATGCAATTGGGCCATTGCATCACAGCCCGGGGGAAATGGTATGTTTTTGCCTTTGCTGGCGAACAGCAACCCCTGTCAGCCGAGTGTGGCGTGAAAGCCCTGTGTGAATTTCTGCAACACGACCCGGCATCTCCGATCAGAGCTCACACACCACAAAACGCTCCTCTGGATGACGTGATCGATGTGCGAGCTGTATTCCAGCAGCACCATCGTGATGTCAATGTGTCGGCGCTGCCAGACATTCTGATGCCCCTCAAGGGCAAATTCGGCCTGCGCGACTATGAAAAAGTATTCTGCGTCGACAACCGTCCGGAATCCTCAGGTGGTGGCAAGAATATCTATGACATGCGCGGCATCAACAAGGAGCAGGGCTGTATCGTTATCGTACGGCCGGATCAGTACGTTGCCGATGTGCTGCCGCTGAATGATTACTCCAGTCTGACAGCCTTTTTTAAAGGCGTGTTGAAGTAA
- a CDS encoding transporter has protein sequence MTKSMLRAAVATSALCVLATSVSNTVSAAQVATDPGDYSPAPAGVDLGLLYLQHASRTSVYADGKKAPVEAELTSNIGLLRWVHFMEIGGMIADPQVILPFGKVDLGKPLNGLPAMSASGVGDPIVGGTLWVMNNPNTHKSVGLTALLSLPLGDYDADQGPVNVGENRYKLITQAAYVTPLTDTMSLDVIAEYTLFGNNDDFLGFTRKQAAQYGYQTHFSYHLSDQTRLALSWFQDFGGETTVADTKQDDALNNTRWQLGVAHFFAPDKQILLQYSQDQHTESGFQEDSRLNLRLLKIF, from the coding sequence ATGACCAAATCTATGCTGCGTGCCGCCGTGGCCACCTCTGCATTGTGTGTTTTAGCCACCAGCGTTTCCAACACAGTTTCTGCCGCCCAGGTGGCTACCGACCCTGGAGATTACAGCCCGGCTCCAGCCGGAGTGGATCTGGGGTTGTTGTATCTCCAGCATGCCAGCCGTACGTCGGTGTATGCCGATGGCAAAAAAGCACCGGTCGAGGCTGAGTTAACCTCCAATATCGGTCTGTTGCGCTGGGTTCATTTTATGGAAATTGGCGGCATGATTGCCGATCCACAGGTGATTTTGCCCTTCGGCAAGGTCGATCTGGGCAAACCACTGAATGGCTTGCCTGCAATGTCGGCCAGTGGTGTCGGCGACCCGATTGTCGGCGGCACCCTGTGGGTGATGAACAATCCGAACACACACAAGTCTGTGGGCTTAACCGCCCTGCTGTCGTTGCCACTGGGCGATTACGACGCGGATCAGGGCCCGGTGAATGTCGGTGAAAACCGTTACAAGCTGATCACTCAGGCGGCCTATGTCACACCACTGACCGACACAATGAGCCTGGATGTCATTGCGGAATACACACTGTTCGGCAACAACGACGACTTCCTCGGTTTTACCCGCAAACAGGCCGCCCAATACGGCTACCAGACTCATTTTAGCTATCACCTGTCAGACCAGACCCGTCTGGCTCTGTCGTGGTTTCAGGATTTCGGAGGTGAAACCACCGTCGCCGATACCAAACAGGACGACGCCCTCAACAACACGCGCTGGCAGCTGGGTGTAGCACATTTCTTTGCGCCGGATAAACAGATTCTGCTGCAGTACAGCCAGGATCAACATACCGAGTCAGGCTTTCAGGAAGACAGCCGCTTGAATCTGCGTTTGCTGAAAATTTTCTGA
- a CDS encoding LysR family transcriptional regulator, whose protein sequence is MNPNLLKQLAMVVKQGSISAAAEQLFITQPTLTRALQQLEMRVGAPVLKRTRYGVTPTEIGVRLALVGERILAETEQGDEVIRQWHSGYDNQFTIGIDPLWEYATVAEMTSGFLKQSRYVFHCRVGSAATQIEWMQNGELDFLLAPAHLSVVHASGRKGSLEREVVFRDRSGVFVGKQSTLLGRQQPVTPQELQQHRWLIAGASAGFLSGVEDPAAQQAVRIAFTGGIRSVIHLLDTSDMVVRLPARLALMTAEIDPQQMIQVEGKISARRDIALWWRAEDSERPDSQKVREFIRAWVMGLDKTVGEFELGL, encoded by the coding sequence ATGAATCCTAACTTGTTGAAACAACTGGCAATGGTCGTCAAACAAGGGTCGATCAGTGCTGCCGCCGAACAGCTGTTTATTACCCAACCGACTCTGACTCGCGCTTTGCAGCAGCTGGAAATGCGTGTGGGTGCGCCGGTATTAAAGCGTACCCGCTATGGTGTGACACCAACAGAAATTGGCGTCCGACTGGCCCTGGTGGGTGAACGAATTTTGGCGGAAACCGAGCAGGGCGATGAAGTGATCCGGCAGTGGCACTCGGGCTACGATAACCAGTTCACCATCGGCATCGACCCGTTATGGGAATACGCTACCGTGGCCGAGATGACGTCCGGGTTTTTGAAGCAGAGTCGTTATGTCTTTCATTGCCGGGTGGGTTCTGCTGCTACTCAGATCGAATGGATGCAAAACGGTGAGCTGGACTTTCTCCTGGCTCCGGCTCATCTGTCGGTGGTGCATGCATCCGGGCGCAAGGGATCACTGGAGCGGGAAGTGGTATTCCGCGATCGCTCCGGCGTTTTTGTGGGTAAACAATCGACCTTACTGGGTCGGCAACAGCCGGTAACCCCGCAAGAACTGCAACAGCACCGCTGGTTGATTGCTGGTGCCAGCGCCGGTTTTTTGTCTGGTGTGGAAGACCCGGCCGCCCAGCAAGCCGTTCGTATCGCTTTTACCGGCGGTATCCGCTCAGTCATTCACCTGCTGGATACCTCCGATATGGTGGTACGGCTGCCCGCCCGGCTGGCACTGATGACCGCTGAAATTGATCCGCAACAAATGATTCAGGTCGAAGGTAAGATCAGCGCCCGCCGCGATATTGCATTGTGGTGGCGAGCGGAAGACAGTGAACGGCCAGACAGTCAGAAAGTACGTGAGTTTATTCGGGCTTGGGTAATGGGGTTGGATAAAACCGTGGGAGAGTTCGAGCTGGGGTTGTGA